Within Sorangiineae bacterium MSr11367, the genomic segment CGCCGAGGAGCGGCATCCCGAGGATGACCGCAATGAGGGAGAAGTCGTTGCTGGGAAAGAGCGATTCGAGCAGCTTCATGGCCCGTCAGTTCTTGAGGAGGTCCGCCTCGTCGGAGCGCACCGTCCGCCGAATGCGGAAGAGCGCCAGAACGATGGCCAATCCGACCGCAACCTCGGCGGCTTCGGCGGCGATGAGGAAGAACGCGAACATCTGCCCCGTGTGCGACTCGGGGTGAGCGGCGTTGAAAGCGATCAGGGTCAAGTTCACCGCGTTGAGCATCAACTCGATGCTCATCAGGGTGACCAGGACGTTGCGGCGGACCAAAAAGCCGACCCCGCCGATGGTGAACAGCAAGGAACTCAGCACCAAGTAATGCGTTACGGGAATCATGGGTGCTTCTCCGCTTCTACGTTGCGGGCGGTTGCTGCGGCCGCAGGACTGGCCTTGGCCGGCGACATCTCGTGCGCCAGGCGGCCGCGCGCGACGGCGACGGCTCCGACGATGGCCACCATGAGCAGTGCGCTGGCCAGTTCGAACGGCACCACGCCGTCGGTGAAGAGCACCCGCCCGATGGCGTCGACGGTGCCGAAGTCCACGGCGACGCGTTGGAGCGGCGCGAACTCCACCTGTTTCGCCATGAGCAAGATGGCTCCGGCCGCTGCCAAGCCGAAGAGCACACCCGCAAACGCGCGCGGCACACGGCCGTGGTGATCGCGCGGTGGGGCGGCGTCGGGGCCGAGGAGCATGATGACGAAGAGGAAGAGGACGACGATGGCGCCCGCGTACACGATCAGCTGAATGAACGCGATGAACTCGGCGTGCAGCGCGAGGAAGAGCCCCGCGAGCGAAACCACCGTGAGCAAAAGCCCCATCGCACCGCGAATGGGGTTCTTGTTCGTCACCACCACCAGCGCCCCGAGCAGCGAGAGGGCCGCGAGCAGGTAGAAGTAAATCTGGCCGATGATCATAGGTTCACCAGAAGCGTCGCATCTTCGCGGGTGCGCTCGCCGAGGACGTAGGCCTCGAAGTCCTTGCGGAACTTCTGCAGGAAGCCGAGGGCGGGCATCGCCGTGCCTTCGCCGAAGGCGCAGATCGTGTTGCCCATGATGTTGTTCGCGATGTCGTGCAAGTTATCGAGTTCCGCCATGGTCGCTTTGCCATCGAGGATCTTCGTGACCGTGCGGAACAGCCACGCGCCGCCTTCGCGGCAGGGGGTGCACTGGCCGCACGATTCGTGGCGGTAGAACTGCATCAAGTTCTCCATCGCCAGGACGGGGCACGTTCCCTCTGCGAGCACCGTCGCGCAGCAGGTGCCGAGCATGGTGCCGATGCCGCGCATGGTGTCGACGCCGAGCGGCACGTCGAGGACGCTCTTGCCGTGCCAGGGATGCAGCGGGCTCTTTTCGTCCGGCGCATTCACCTTTTCGTCGGCGCGCAGGATGGGCGTGGACGAGCCGCCGGGGATGACCCCGAGCAGTTCGCGATCGCCTTCGATGCCGCCGCCGATGTCGTAAATCAGCTCGCGCAAGGTGACGCCGACGCAAAGCTCGATGACCTGCGGCTTCTTGACGTGGCCGTTCACGCCGAAAAGGCGGCTGCCGCCGTCGCGCAGGTGGTGCAGGGCGCTGAGCTGCGAGTAGGTGTCGCCGCCCATCATGAAGGCCGCGGGGACCATCGCAATGGTCTCGAGGTTGTTGACCGTGGTGGGGCAGCCGAAGGCGCCGGCCTGCGCGGGGAAGGGCGGCTTCAAACGAGGCTCGCCGCGCTTGCCCTCGAGCGAGTTGAGAAGCGACGTCTCTTCGCCGCAGATGTACGCGCCGGCTCCGGTGTGGACGTACACCTCGACGGGGTAGTCGATGCCGAACGGCGTCTTGCCCAGGTAACCCTTGGCCTTTGCCTCTTTGATGGCGCTCCAGAGGCGCTCCTTGGAGAGGTGCAGTTCATCGCGCACGTAGACGTAGGCGACGTGGGCGCCGATGCCGAAGCAGCCGATGATGCAGCCCTCGATCACGGAGTGGGGATTCAGCTCCATGATGGTGCGGTCTTTGTGCGTCCCCGGCTCGCCCTCGTCGGCGTTGATGACGAGGTAGGCGGGCTTGGTGGGGTGGGGCTTCATGAAGCTCCACTTGATGCCCATGGGGAAGCCGGCGCCGCCGCGGCCGCGGATGTTCATCTTCTTGGCTTCGTCGACGACCTGCTGCTGGGTCATGCGAAGCGCCTTTTTGGCGGCCTGGTAGCCCTGGACCTCGCGTTCGTACACGTCGAGCGTCCAGCCGTTCTTGATGCCGTAGACTTTGCTGAGGTAGTTGACGCGCTTGATCATCGGTCCTTACCTCGTGAGCCGGTCGAGGATTTCGTCGACCTTCTCGAGGGTGAGGTTTTCGAAATATTCCTTGTCCACCTGGATCATCGGCGCGGTGCCACAGCTCGCGAGGCACTCGGCCGTGCGGAGGGTGACCTTGCCGTCTTCGGTGGTTTCGCCGGCGTGAATGCCGAGGCGCTTCTCGCAATGCTGAAGGACGGTGCCCGCACCGCGGAGGGCGCAGGGAAGGGTGCGGCAGACCCAGACTTGGTGCTTGCCGACCGGCTTCTG encodes:
- the nuoF gene encoding NADH-quinone oxidoreductase subunit NuoF; amino-acid sequence: MIKRVNYLSKVYGIKNGWTLDVYEREVQGYQAAKKALRMTQQQVVDEAKKMNIRGRGGAGFPMGIKWSFMKPHPTKPAYLVINADEGEPGTHKDRTIMELNPHSVIEGCIIGCFGIGAHVAYVYVRDELHLSKERLWSAIKEAKAKGYLGKTPFGIDYPVEVYVHTGAGAYICGEETSLLNSLEGKRGEPRLKPPFPAQAGAFGCPTTVNNLETIAMVPAAFMMGGDTYSQLSALHHLRDGGSRLFGVNGHVKKPQVIELCVGVTLRELIYDIGGGIEGDRELLGVIPGGSSTPILRADEKVNAPDEKSPLHPWHGKSVLDVPLGVDTMRGIGTMLGTCCATVLAEGTCPVLAMENLMQFYRHESCGQCTPCREGGAWLFRTVTKILDGKATMAELDNLHDIANNIMGNTICAFGEGTAMPALGFLQKFRKDFEAYVLGERTREDATLLVNL
- the nuoE gene encoding NADH-quinone oxidoreductase subunit NuoE; translation: MPQPPAGFALSADRERALREILTRYPTKMGACIPLLHLCQEQEGWISPEIVEYVSHTLDLPLSHVQGVVTFYTLFNQKPVGKHQVWVCRTLPCALRGAGTVLQHCEKRLGIHAGETTEDGKVTLRTAECLASCGTAPMIQVDKEYFENLTLEKVDEILDRLTR
- the nuoK gene encoding NADH-quinone oxidoreductase subunit NuoK, encoding MPVTHYLVLSSLLFTIGGVGFLVRRNVLVTLMSIELMLNAVNLTLIAFNAAHPESHTGQMFAFFLIAAEAAEVAVGLAIVLALFRIRRTVRSDEADLLKN
- a CDS encoding NADH-quinone oxidoreductase subunit J; amino-acid sequence: MIIGQIYFYLLAALSLLGALVVVTNKNPIRGAMGLLLTVVSLAGLFLALHAEFIAFIQLIVYAGAIVVLFLFVIMLLGPDAAPPRDHHGRVPRAFAGVLFGLAAAGAILLMAKQVEFAPLQRVAVDFGTVDAIGRVLFTDGVVPFELASALLMVAIVGAVAVARGRLAHEMSPAKASPAAAATARNVEAEKHP